GCTCCCCGACGTATGTGTCGAGCCCACGTGGCAGACGCCCGACCGTCTCGGAGAGCCGCGCCCGCTCCAGGGCATCCCGCAGTTCATCCTCCCCGGCGTCGGGCGCAGCGAGCAGGAGGTTGGCGCGCAAAGTGTCCCCGAAGACGTGCGTCTCCTGGGAGACCACCCCGATCTTTTCCCGCAGGTCGGCCTGGGCGTACTCGCGGAGGTCGTGGCCTCCGAGCCGCACCTCGCCCCCGGTGGGATCCCAGAAGCGCAGGATCAGGTTCACCAGCGTGCTCTTGCCGGAACCGCTCGGCCCGACCACCGCCACACGGCCGCCGGGCTCGATCCTGAAGGACACTTCCTCGAGCGCCGGCGGCTCGTCCGCCGCGTAGCGGAAGCTCACGCCATCGAACTCCAGGAGAGGGTGGTCGGGTACGGGCCGGGTCTCCGGCGGGTCGGAGACCTCGGGCTCCGCGTCCACCAGCTCGAAGAGCCGCTCCCCGGCCTGGAGCGAGCGGCCCATGAACCGGAAGGCCTCGCCGAGCGGCGCCACGGCCTCGAAGCTGCCCAGGGCCACGAGCGCCAGAAGCGCCAGGTAGACCCCGGAGACATCTCCGGCGGCTACTAGCGGAACCGCCAGAACCAGAACGGCCACCAGGCACAGGTTCATGAGCAGGTCGGTAAGAGAGGCCTGCAGGCCGGAGACGAGAGCCATCTTCCGCTGCGATTTGCCGAGCTTGCGGTCCAGCGCCGAGATCTCGCGCCGCTCCGCTTCTTCACGGCCGAAGGCGAGGACGTCCCGAACGCCCTGGATGTCCTCCACCAGCCGGGCCTCCAGCTCCGCCCGCAGGGCGATCTGACGGCGTCCCACCCCCCGCGAGAGCCTCTCCACGATGAGGGGAACCCCCACCCCGCAGGAAACCAGGAAGGCAAGGACCACGAGGGCAATGAAGGCGTCGAAAAGACTGAAGAGCGCGAAGGCGAGCAGCGAGCATAGCAGGGCCACGACGACCGGTGAGACCGCCCTCAGGTAGAGGTTCTCCAGCTCTCCGACGTCCTTGACGATTCGGGCGAGCAGGTCTCCGCTGCGGTAACGCCACAGACGGGCGGGAGCGAGAGGCTCCAGGGCCCCGTAGAACCAGGTGCGCAGGTTCGTCAGCAGCCGGAAGGTCGCATCATGAGAGACGACTCTCTCGGTGTAGCGGGAGAGAGCCCTCAGGATGCTGAAGAAACGCACGAGATACACCGGGACCGCCAGCATGGAGAGGTAGGCCACGACGGCCGCCGCGGAGATCACGTAGGCCGCCGTGGCGAGCAGCCCGACGTTGCCGACGATCGTGAGGATGCCGAGCGAGGTCGCCAGCGCTACACGCCACCTGAACGGCCACAGGAAACCCAGCAACCGCAGCAGGATCCTCACGCCGCCCCGCCCTCCAAGACGCCCACGAACCCGGCGTACGGTCCTGCACGCGCGAGGAGCTCCCGGTGCGTCCCCACCTCGACCACGCGCCCTCCCTCGAGCACGACGATCTGGTCCGCGGAGCGAACGGTATTGAGGCGGTGGGCGACCACGAGCACGGTGCGGCCGCGCGACAGGAGCTCCAGGCTGCGCGCGATGAGCTGCTCCGTCTCGGGATCCAGGGCGGAGGTGGGCTCGTCCAGGACGAGCACCGGCGCGTCCTTGAGAAAGGCGCGCGCGATGGCCAGCCGCTGCGCCTCCCCGCCGGAGAGCCGCGCGCCCCTCTCCCCGATCCAGGCGTCGTAACCCCGGGGCAACCTCCGGATGAACTCGGAGACGCCCGCAAGCTCCGCAGCCCGCTCGACCTCTTTGCGGCTCGCCTGCGGGCGCGCCAGGCGGATGTTCTCCAGCACGCTGCCGGAGAAGAGGTGCGGTCTCTGGGGCACCAGGGCCACCCGTTCGCGCCACTCCCGAGCGTCCAACTGTTCAACCGGCGTCCCGTCGGCGATGATCCCGCCCTCCGTAGGATCCGCGAAGCGCAGGAGGAGATCCACGAGCGTGCTCTTGCCCGAACCGCTCCGCCCCACGAGGGCCGTCCTGGAGCCGGCCGGCAGGGAGAAACTGACATCCGAGAGAGCGGGATGCTCCGCGCCGGGATAGGTGAAGCCCACGCCGGAAAACTCTATCCTCGGAGCTCCGGAGTCCCCGCGGCTCCGCCCCCTCCCCTCCCTCACCGGCGCCGGGGTGTGCAGTATCTCGAGTATCCTCTCCGCGGCCGCCTTGCCCTCCATCCCGGCGTGGCGATGTACGCCGAGCTCCCGCAGGGGCTTGTAGAACTCCGGCGCCAAAAGCAACACCAGGAACGCCTGCTCGAACGAGATCGCACCGTTCACCACCCGCACCCCCAACACGACGGCGACGAGGGCTATGGCGGCGGCGGTCATGAACTCCAGCACGAGTCCCGAGAGGAACGCGAAGCGCAGCACCTTGAGCGTCCTGCACCTGAACTCCTCGCTGGTTCCGGCCACCGCCTCACGCTCATCCGCCGAGCGCCCGAAAACCTTGAGGGTGGTGATCCCCTGCAGGGCATCGAGAAAGTGCGCGCCCATGCGGGAGAGCGCACCCCACTGACGCTGCATGTGCTCCTCGGCGTAGCTCCCCACCAGCATCATCATCACCGGTATGACCGGCGCGGTGACGAGCAGGAGCACGGCGCTCGAGAGATCCCGCGGAAAGACGTACGCGGCGACCAGCAGCGGCACCAGGGCGCTCAGGGCCATCTGGGGCAGGTAGCGGGCGAGATAGGGCTCCAGCTTCTCGATCCCCTCGGTCGTCGCCGTCACCAGTTCCCCGGTTCGCTGGTCCCGGCAGTATGCCGGCCCCAGGCTCAGGACGTGGGAGAAGAGCTTCTCCCGCAGCTCGGACTTGGCCCGCTCAGCTCCTCTTTGGGAGACCACCTCCCGCAGCCACAGCACGGCCGCGCGCAGGAAAGCCAGACAGACCAGGAGGATCAGCTGGTTCTGCACCCCCGCCAGATCCCCACCACCCAGAAAGACGCGGGCCACGATCCCGCTCAGGAGGGCCATCTGCGCCACGGTGACAAGCGCTGCGAGGAACCCCAGCCCGATCGCCGCGCCTACGAAGACGCGGATCGCGCCAACCTCCCTGAGCAGCTCTCCGTTCGTCGCCACGCCTCCCCGTTCCGCCCGCTCATCCGCGAGGCTATTCCGGCCTCTCCGATCCGTCGGTGTAATCTCTCACCGCTCGGCGCCGAAGGACCTCGTGATAGAGCTCTCCTCCGGCGCTGCGCGCCGCCCCGACCAACCCGGCCTCGTCCCCGGCCCCGAGGCTCGCCAGACGCTTCCCCGAAACCGCGAACGCGAGCAGGAGGGCGGAGCCGTCGCGCGACACGGACCCCAGTACGGCCAGCCGGACGGGGGCCGCACCAGCGTGCTCCAGGACGCCCCCCGCGCGGGAGGCGGGGACGAGCACCCGTCCCGGGCTCGGGGTCGGGCGGGAGGGATCCGCGGGGAAGAACCTGCTGCCCCACACCCTGTAGGCCTCGGCGACGTCGAGCGACCTGCCGCGGTTCCCGGCCAGGATCCGTGCGAGCAGGTCCTCGGGCTCAGCGCCACCCCCCAAAGAGGCCCCGAAGAGCAGGTACCGCCCCCGCACGCCCAGCGTCTCCGCCATCGGCGGGTTGGCGAACCCGAGGTGCCACAGGGGAGGTCTTTGCTCCAGGAGGGAGACGACGGCCCTCTGAAGGTCTGAGGCCCTCTCGAAGACCGCGGCGAAGGGCCTGTCTCCGGTGGTCTCCCGGAGCCTGAGCGTGGCCTGCACGATCACGCCGGTCTTTCCCAGGGCCCCGATCACGGAGCGCACCTGCGCACCCTCGAGGGTGCGCAGGTGCCCCTCCGGGGTCACCACCCGGACCGAGAGCACGTTCTCCCCCAACCAGCCGCAGGCGAAGGAGCCCACACCCACGCCGTCGCGGGCGAGCCAGCCGCCGACCGTCGTCCGGGGAGCGCTGGTGGGGTAGACGGGGAGCGCCCGGTGCACGGTGTGGAGCTCGTTCTCGAGCTCCAGCCACAGAACACCGGGCCCGACCTCGACCCGGCGGCGCTCCTCGTCCGGGAAGCGGACGGCGCGCAGCATCCGGGTGCTCACCAGGATCACTTCCCCCTCGGGCGGGGAGAGATCCGGGTCCATCTCCGCACCCGAGGGATGCAGCGCCACGGAGTACCGGCGCGCCGCTCGCGCCAGCGACACCACTTCCTCGACGCTCGCCGGCAGCACCGTCGCCAGCGGCCCCGCACCGTGCCGCCTGCAGCGGTCTCCGAAGCTCCCCTCCAGGCTCTCGAGGAGCTCCCTGAAAGACGGGCTACGCTTCATTCCCTCCCTCCCCCGAAAACCATCACCGGGAGGAGGTCTCCGCCGGCGAGCCCTGCGGTCCCGCGACCTCCCGCCGAACCCGTCCCGGACACACCAGGACGGGGCACGGGGCGGCCCGCAACACCTTGGTGGAGACGCTGCCCAGCGCGGCGCGCCTGACGGCCCCCAGGCCCCGCGAGCCCACGGCGACGAGCGCCGCCTCCTCCCCCACAGCATCCAGGATGGCAGCGGCCGGCTCCTTCTCCACGAGGACGAAGCGCGGACGGAGGCCCAGGAGCGCACCGAGCTCCTCGGCCCGTCTCCGGAGGCTCTCCTCGTCGCGGCGCAGTGCCTCGTCGAGCTCTCGGGCCGCTTCGGAGTCCCGGTCCCTGACCGGCAGCGGGGGTCCTGGATGGGCTCTCAGCAGCAGCTCCTCCGCCCCCAGAAGCCTCGCGAGGAGCATCCCGGCCCTGGCGGCCTCCCGGGCCGGTTCCGAGCCGTCATCACCCACGACCACCCTTTTCGGCGGCCAACGACGTCCCCGGACGATCAACACGGGCCGCCCGGCGTGGTGGACGACCTCCTCTGAGACGCTGCCCAGCAGCAGGCGTTCGATCGGGTTCGTCCCCCGGCCGCCCATGACGACGAGGTCGGCCCCGACCTCCTCCGAGACGTTCAGTATCGCCTCCGCCGCGCGGCCCATTACGAGGTGCACCTTCGTCACGCCGGCACCCGCCGCCTCGATGCTCTTCGCCTGCGCCTCGAGGATCTCCTGGCCCCAGCGCCTGAGCTCCGAGCGGATGTACGCCTGCAGGTGCGGGGAGTGCACGTACTGCCAGGCGTGGATCAGGTGCAGCTCCGCCCCGCTGCGCCGGCAGAGATCGGCCGCAACGCGGGCGGCGAACTCCGCATCCTCCGACCCGTCCACCGCGAGAAGCACCCTCTCCGGGAACCCGCTCACCACCCCGCCGCTCTCTCCTTCACGCTCCATATCCCCGCAGCTCCTCTCTCCCGAATACCACCGGCCGGAAGACCTCCTTCTGGGAATCATTTTACGAACCATCCACACGACGCGAAGGATCCTCCCCCCGCCGGGGTCTCCCGAGCTGATCAACATTGATGCCTCTTTTGATCAAACTCGACCACCCCTCCGAAAGGAGGAGACCGTAACATGACGGCCATGGAGGCACCCGGCGCCACCCAGGTTTTCCTGCTCGCGCTGATGACTGCCGCGGCCACGGGAGCGGGAGCGCTCCCGTTCCTGTTCGCCAAACGCCCGTCCCGCAAGTGGATGGGCGCCTCCAACGCCCTGGCCGGCGGGCTCATGCTCGCGGCGAGCTTCGGCCTGATCTACGAGGGGGCCTCCCGCGGCCTGTTCCGCACCACCGCGGGCATGGTGCTGGGCCTCCTCTTCATCCTGCTCACCCGGGCTTTCCTGCAGGAGGAGAAGCACGACCGCGTAGCCTTCGCCGCGATGAGCCCGCTGGATGCCCGAAAGGCCGTGCTCATAGTGGGGATCATGACGCTCCACTCCTTCACGGAGGGGATCGGAATAGGCGTCTCCTTCGGGGGAGGAGAGGCGCTGGGAGTGTTCATAAGCGTGGCGCTGGCCGTACACAACGTCCCGGAAGGGCTGGCCATAAGCCTCGTGCTGGTGCCCCGGGGGGTGAGCGCCCTGCGGGCCGCCATGTGGAGCGTCTTCTCGAGCCTGCCCCAGCCGCTCATGGCCGTTCCGGCCTTTCTCTTCGTAGGCCTCTTCGAGCCGGTTTTGCCCGTGGGGCTGGGCTTCGCGGGGGGAGCGATGATCTGGATGGTCTTCTCCGAGCTGCTGCCCGACGCTCTCGAGGAGACCTCCAGCAACGCCGTCGCGGTGGTGACGACGCTCGCGGTGACAGCGATGGTGCTCTTCCAGTTCCTCATCCGGTAGGGGGATCGCCACGGTCACACCCGGCTCCTCACGGTCCCCGCAAACAGAGGACACGATCGCCGGGGACGAACTCCCCGTCCCCGGCGATCGACGCCATGAGCTCTCTCGCACCCTTCTCCGGCTCTAAGCCGGGCTCTCGCCGGCTCCCCGGCCGTGCCGCCCGCGGAGCAGGGGCCCCGGGGCGCCGGGAACGCCCACGGCGGGGAGCGCCCAGCGATCCACGCCCCAGTGCCCGGCCACCCGCCAGGCCATCATGATCAGGACGGCCAGGATGAACATGAGCGGGTTGGCCCCGGCGGTGCCGGCGAAGAGGAAGCTCGCGTTCATGAACGCCCCGAAGAACGCCGCAATACCGGTGAGCACCCCCAGGATCAGGCCGAGCCCGACCGCGATCTCCCCGAAGACCACCAGATACGAGAAGAACGTCGCGTTGGGGATCACCACGTTCTCCAGGAAGCCCGCGTACCAGCCGGTGACCTGCGGGTGCTCACCGCCGGTCAGCTGCAGCGCCCCCTGCGCGAACCCCCTCACGGCGGCCCCGGCCTCGCTCCCGACCCAGGCCGGGTCGAACAGCTTACCCCAGCCCGCCAGGAGCCAGAGGGCACCGAGGTAGACCCGGACGACCAGCCACACGGGCGCCATCCGGGTGTCGGCGAAGAGAAAGCGAGTCACGTTGGGCTCGGGTATCTGGGAGCTTCCCGCCCGCGCGCTCATGTCCGGCACCTCCTTCGACGCTCTCATCCTGCCCTGAATCTAACGCCGGGAGGCGGCGGAGGCATGATCAGGGTGACCCATTTACCTGATCACGATTGATCAAGCCTCACACGCAAAAGATCGAAACAGCGGGCGAGGGGAAGTCCCGGACCGCACGCTGCATCACGCCCCTTCCTCTCCCATCAGAAAGACAAAAATATATATGCCTCGGATGCCACCGAAGAGACGCCCACGGTCAGTGCGCCCGCAACCGCGGCCACAAGGAGAAGAGACCGGCACGGAACGCCTTTTTTGACCGCGCTCGAAAGATGCTCCGGAATCGAGAGTGGGCCTGCCTGGACTCGAACCAGGGACCTCTTCCTTATCAGAGAAGCGCTCTAACCGGCTGAGCTACAGGCCCGCGTGGCGGGATGTGCCGGGTAAATTTACAACACCGAAGGTCCCATGACAAGCCGATTGAAGCCCGGGAGTGCTGGAAGTAAAATCGGCGTGGTGTTAGGAGTGGACTCCGCTTCGCTAGTGAGAGGAGCGTACAGGCAGTGAGTGCCGACGGCTTCACCCGGATGTCACTGTACGGGATCAACCTGGACCTCTTTTCTTCCAGCCCCATCGTCATCCTCAAGGTGGAAGGCGAGAACCGCTACCTCCCCATCTGGATCGGCCAGCCGGAGGCCCGGGCCATCCTGATGAAGCTACAGAACACCGAGTTCCCCCGGCCGCTCACCCACGACCTGGCCGCCAACCTGATCACCGAGCTGGGCGGCACGATGGAGCGGGTGACGGTGACGGAGCTGAAGGACTCCACGTTCTTCGCCACCATCAGCATCGAGATC
The Rubrobacter xylanophilus genome window above contains:
- a CDS encoding bifunctional nuclease family protein, which codes for MSADGFTRMSLYGINLDLFSSSPIVILKVEGENRYLPIWIGQPEARAILMKLQNTEFPRPLTHDLAANLITELGGTMERVTVTELKDSTFFATISIEIGGRIVEVDSRPSDAIALAVRSGAEIFASDEVIEEAAVVFEEGMEETSEEEVVEKFKEWMNRVSPEDFK
- a CDS encoding universal stress protein gives rise to the protein MEREGESGGVVSGFPERVLLAVDGSEDAEFAARVAADLCRRSGAELHLIHAWQYVHSPHLQAYIRSELRRWGQEILEAQAKSIEAAGAGVTKVHLVMGRAAEAILNVSEEVGADLVVMGGRGTNPIERLLLGSVSEEVVHHAGRPVLIVRGRRWPPKRVVVGDDGSEPAREAARAGMLLARLLGAEELLLRAHPGPPLPVRDRDSEAARELDEALRRDEESLRRRAEELGALLGLRPRFVLVEKEPAAAILDAVGEEAALVAVGSRGLGAVRRAALGSVSTKVLRAAPCPVLVCPGRVRREVAGPQGSPAETSSR
- the cydC gene encoding thiol reductant ABC exporter subunit CydC, with the protein product MRILLRLLGFLWPFRWRVALATSLGILTIVGNVGLLATAAYVISAAAVVAYLSMLAVPVYLVRFFSILRALSRYTERVVSHDATFRLLTNLRTWFYGALEPLAPARLWRYRSGDLLARIVKDVGELENLYLRAVSPVVVALLCSLLAFALFSLFDAFIALVVLAFLVSCGVGVPLIVERLSRGVGRRQIALRAELEARLVEDIQGVRDVLAFGREEAERREISALDRKLGKSQRKMALVSGLQASLTDLLMNLCLVAVLVLAVPLVAAGDVSGVYLALLALVALGSFEAVAPLGEAFRFMGRSLQAGERLFELVDAEPEVSDPPETRPVPDHPLLEFDGVSFRYAADEPPALEEVSFRIEPGGRVAVVGPSGSGKSTLVNLILRFWDPTGGEVRLGGHDLREYAQADLREKIGVVSQETHVFGDTLRANLLLAAPDAGEDELRDALERARLSETVGRLPRGLDTYVGEQGARLSGGERQRLAVARAFLGGAPVLVLDEPTANLDVLTERELLAALRELMRGRTTLMMTHRLVEMEEMDEILVLSGGRIVERGTHEELVGAGGLYRRMFEVQRGMLSAT
- a CDS encoding FAD-binding oxidoreductase — encoded protein: MKRSPSFRELLESLEGSFGDRCRRHGAGPLATVLPASVEEVVSLARAARRYSVALHPSGAEMDPDLSPPEGEVILVSTRMLRAVRFPDEERRRVEVGPGVLWLELENELHTVHRALPVYPTSAPRTTVGGWLARDGVGVGSFACGWLGENVLSVRVVTPEGHLRTLEGAQVRSVIGALGKTGVIVQATLRLRETTGDRPFAAVFERASDLQRAVVSLLEQRPPLWHLGFANPPMAETLGVRGRYLLFGASLGGGAEPEDLLARILAGNRGRSLDVAEAYRVWGSRFFPADPSRPTPSPGRVLVPASRAGGVLEHAGAAPVRLAVLGSVSRDGSALLLAFAVSGKRLASLGAGDEAGLVGAARSAGGELYHEVLRRRAVRDYTDGSERPE
- the cydD gene encoding thiol reductant ABC exporter subunit CydD, which gives rise to MATNGELLREVGAIRVFVGAAIGLGFLAALVTVAQMALLSGIVARVFLGGGDLAGVQNQLILLVCLAFLRAAVLWLREVVSQRGAERAKSELREKLFSHVLSLGPAYCRDQRTGELVTATTEGIEKLEPYLARYLPQMALSALVPLLVAAYVFPRDLSSAVLLLVTAPVIPVMMMLVGSYAEEHMQRQWGALSRMGAHFLDALQGITTLKVFGRSADEREAVAGTSEEFRCRTLKVLRFAFLSGLVLEFMTAAAIALVAVVLGVRVVNGAISFEQAFLVLLLAPEFYKPLRELGVHRHAGMEGKAAAERILEILHTPAPVREGRGRSRGDSGAPRIEFSGVGFTYPGAEHPALSDVSFSLPAGSRTALVGRSGSGKSTLVDLLLRFADPTEGGIIADGTPVEQLDAREWRERVALVPQRPHLFSGSVLENIRLARPQASRKEVERAAELAGVSEFIRRLPRGYDAWIGERGARLSGGEAQRLAIARAFLKDAPVLVLDEPTSALDPETEQLIARSLELLSRGRTVLVVAHRLNTVRSADQIVVLEGGRVVEVGTHRELLARAGPYAGFVGVLEGGAA
- a CDS encoding ZIP family metal transporter yields the protein MEAPGATQVFLLALMTAAATGAGALPFLFAKRPSRKWMGASNALAGGLMLAASFGLIYEGASRGLFRTTAGMVLGLLFILLTRAFLQEEKHDRVAFAAMSPLDARKAVLIVGIMTLHSFTEGIGIGVSFGGGEALGVFISVALAVHNVPEGLAISLVLVPRGVSALRAAMWSVFSSLPQPLMAVPAFLFVGLFEPVLPVGLGFAGGAMIWMVFSELLPDALEETSSNAVAVVTTLAVTAMVLFQFLIR
- a CDS encoding DoxX family protein, encoding MSARAGSSQIPEPNVTRFLFADTRMAPVWLVVRVYLGALWLLAGWGKLFDPAWVGSEAGAAVRGFAQGALQLTGGEHPQVTGWYAGFLENVVIPNATFFSYLVVFGEIAVGLGLILGVLTGIAAFFGAFMNASFLFAGTAGANPLMFILAVLIMMAWRVAGHWGVDRWALPAVGVPGAPGPLLRGRHGRGAGESPA